The Chrysiogenes arsenatis DSM 11915 genome segment CCATAGGTCATAAAAGGTTTTTCAATGAGTGGCAGTAAGCCCTGAATATGTTCGTCGTCAAAAGATGTTGAAGCGCAAAGATTATGTTGGCAAACAGGCAAAACGACTTAAAGACGGTTCACTCAACCCGAACTATGTCGAGGGCAAGCATTACCCGATCATTCTGGGAGGGGAATAAGATGTCTGAAGAACAGAAACCAAAACCGAAATTCACCCCCGAACAGCTTGAAGAGCTGAAAAAAGCTGCTGCTGCCAAGAAAGCGGCCGCTGCCGCCAGTGGCGAAGCTGCTCCTGCTTCTGCAAGTGCTTCTGAAGCGCCTGCCGAAGCAGCGACTCCCGCGCCAAAGCCGGAAGCTCCAGCATGGCTGGCTGGCTTTATGCAAGGATTTGACGGGACAGAATATCAAGGAACGGATGCCAATCAGTGGCATATCGTCACCATCACGCCCGACCAAGTGGTTGCTTTCTGCACCAATCTAAAAGCCGGTGGCTTCGACTTCCTCGACTGCCTTTCCGGTGTTGAGTACAAAGAGTGCTTTGGCACCGTGCTCCATATCCACCGTATTGCCAATAAGTGGCAGCTCTGTGTGCAATACCGCACGGCAAACAAGAATGAGCCAGTGACATTGCCTTCCGTCAGCGCCATCTGGCCAACGGCTGATTGGCACGAGCGCGAATCGTTCGACCTTATGGGAATCCGCTACGCTGGTCACCCTGACCTGCGCCGCATCCTCTTGCCGGACGATACCGTAGGGCACACGCTCCGCAAAGACTTTGTTCCGAATACCGACGGGAGTTTGAAAGTATGACCACAACACCCTGTGCAACACCTTTGCCCCCGCAGGTCATCAAACACGACTACGAAAGTGACATAATGACCTTGGCCATGGGGCCACACCACCCTTCGACCCACGGCGTTCTGCAAATTATGCTGAAGCTTGATGGTGAAATTGTGGTGGAAGCAGAGCCGGTTATTGGCTTTCTGCACCGCTCTATGGAAAGAATGGGTCAGGAGCGTCCGTGGATTCAATACATCGCGGCACTGAACCGTTTCGACTACCTGGCAACCATCCACTCCGAAATGCCGTACTGCGTCGCCACCGAGCGCATCGCTGGCCTCGAAGTTCCCGAACGGGCACAGTGGATTCGTACCCTGATGATGGAACTCAACCGTATCCACTCGCACCTGCTGTGGGTCGGCACATTCCTACTCGACATGGGTGCAACGACGATTGTTATGTATGCACTCCGCGAGCGCGAACTGATTCTCGATATCTTCGAAGAAATCACCGGCATGCGGATGATGAATAACTACACCCGCATTGGCGGCGTCCGTTACGACATCACGCCGAAGTCTGTCGAAATGATTCGCGCCTTTATCAAGAGCTTCCCGCAAGCACTGAAAGATATGGACGCCATTATTACCGGCAACCCAATTGTCCGTACGCGTCTCATTGACAAAGGGGTGCTAACGCGTCAACAGGCATTGGATTTCGGCGCTGTCGGCATTGCGTCACGCGGTTCCGGAGTCGACTTCGACCTGCGCCGTGACCGTCCCGACTTTGCCTACGATAAGCTTTCCTTCAAAGTTCCTGTGTACGATTCAGGCGACAACTTTGCCCGCTACATGGTACGGATGGTGGAAATGGAAGAATCACTCAAGATGGCGGAACAGTGTATTGACCTGATGCCCGAAGGGCCAGTGCAGTGCAAAACCAAAATCGGGCCCATGTGGAAAGCTCCGGCCGGCGAAGCCTACGCTGAAGTCGAGTCGGCACGCGGCATTCTCGGCACATATGTTGTTTCAGACGGCGGTGCCACACCGATGCGGACGAAACTACGTGGTGCATCTTTCACCAACCTTCATGCCTTCGCGCAAACGCTGGTTGGCATTAACATTTCGGAAGTCGTCATCCTCCTCGGATCGTATGACGTTGTTCTTCCTGAAATCGACAGGTAGGAGTAGGGCATGTTTTTTACCTTTACACAAGCATGGCCCCTCTGGGCGCAACAACTGTTTTACGCCATTGTTCCGGTCGTTCTGATGATCGCGGTGGTTATGACTTCGGTTATCCTCTTTGTTTGGTATGAGCGCCGTTGGTTGGGAGTCTTGCAGCATCGCTTTGGACCAAACCGCGTCGGGCCGTTCGGACTGCTCCAATTGATTGCCGATGCCGTCAAAATGATGACCAAAGAGGACATCATGAACCGCGAGGTTCACAAAGTACTCTTTACGATGGCTCCGATCATTACGATGAGTTCCGCCTTGATCGCGTGGGCGGTTATTCCGTTCGGCGAAAACATGATTATCAGTAATATCGAAACAGGGATTTTCTTCCTTTTCGCCATTGCCGGCATGGGAACGTTTGCCACGATTATCGCCGGTTATGCCAGCGCCAACAAGTGGAGTACCCTTGGGGCGATGCGCGGCGTTGGTCAAGCAATCAGTTACGAAATCCCCCTGCTCTTTTCGGTCGTGCCAATCTTCCTGATTGCCGGATCGTTCAACCTGCAAGACATCGTGTTGCAGCAGCAAGGGTTCTGGAATATCTGGAAGCAGCCATTAGCGTTCCTGCTGTTCTATATCTGTATGACTGCCGAAGTAAACCGGACGCCATTCGACCTTCCTGAATCGGAAAGTGAATTGGTTTCTGGATTTAACACGGAGTATTCAGGGTTTAAGTTTGGTGGCTTTTTTATGGGCGAGTACATCGCTTCTGTCACCATGTGTGCCCTGCTGACGCTGCTCTTCTTTGGTGGCTGGTACTTACCGTTTGCCAATATCGAAGTGATTAACGCACTTCACACTGGCACCATCGGCTACCTTATCAACCCCATTGTGTTCCTGGCGAAGACCTATTTCTTCTTTGGTATTACCGTATGGGTGCGGGCAACACTGCCACGGGTAACGATCGGGATGCTCCTGAGCTTTGCCTGGAAAGGGCTGATTCCGCTGACGATTTTGAACATTTTTGTTACCGGCTTAGTCCTGTACATTCTAAGGTAGGATAACTATGGCTCATCATGATGAACATGCAACGATAGAAGCGCCCGCAGCCAAAACTGGCGAATGTGTTTCGATGATCAATACGGTGTTCGCAGGTGCCAAGGCGATTGCGACCGGAATGAAAACGGTACTCAAGTACGCTGGTGGCCCCCGCCCAACACGCGAATATCCCGAAGTTGTCCGTCCGCTCGCCGAGCGCTCGCGTGGACGTCTCTACTTTATCGAAGAAAAGTGCATTGCCTGCAATATGTGCGTCAAGGCGTGCCCGATCGACGTTATCCATCTCGAATCGCACCGCGAAGACCGTGAAGTGGATGGCAAAGTCAAAAAAGTTCCCGTCATCGACAAGTACACCGTCGATATCGGCGAATGTATCTCTTGCGGTTTGTGTGCCGAACACTGTCCAACCGACGCGGTTTTCCAAGCGCATGAGTACGAAACGGCCTACTACTACAAAGAGCTTTTTGTAATGAATAAGGATGAACTGGCTATGACATTTCCAGAGTTCATCGCTAAGAAAAACCGGGAAATGAAGGGGAAGTAGACGTATGGGTGACTTTATCTATCATCTCGTGTTTTATCTCCTGGCAGCATCTATGTTTGCCAGCGCGCTTGCGATGATTTTTGTCCGCAACATTGTCGCCAGTGTTGTCTGTCTGGTCGGAGCGTTCTTGGGTGTGGCCGGATTCTTTTTCCTGCTCAACGCCGAGTTTATTGGTGTCGTCCAAATCATGGTTTATGCCGGAGCACTGTCGCTTTTGATCGTGTTTGCGATCATGCTGACCGATCCGAAAGATCACGAAACCGAGCGGCCAAAACTGAACAACATCCTTGCTGGCCTCGTAGTCAGTGGTGCCTTGTTCCTGATTATGGTCTGCGCCATTTCGACGGCTGAATGGAAGATTTCTGATGCGGCTCCGCTGCTAGAGCGCACCGCAGTTTACATTGGTGTTCAGTACTTCACCGATTACATTGTGCCGTTCTACCTTGCCGCGATTATCCTTTCGATGGCACTGACTGGCGCTATTGTTCTGGCGAAGAAGGATGAGGAGGGGGATAAATGTTAAGTGTAACTCTGAATCATTTCCTCTACGTCGCAACAGCGATTTTTTGCCTTGGGATTTTTGGTATTATCGTGAGCCGCAATGCGGTCAAAGTGCTCCTTTCGATCGAAGTGATGTTAGCCGGGGTCAACATGGCGTTTATTGCTTTTTCGCGCTATGTCACGCCAGATACGCTGGAAGGGCAGATGATTACCATTTTCATCCTGACGGTCGCCGCTGCAGAAGCCGCGGTGGGGCTGGCTATCCTCTTGGTCGTGTATCGCAACTACCGGACGGTAGACATGTCCAAATTCAATTTGCTGAAGTGGTGAGGTACCTATGATTGAATTTGCCATATCGAATGCGTGGCTCATTGGCGTCATGCCGATCCTTGCTGGGTGTATTGCCCTGTTACTGGTTCGTCCGTGGCCAAAGCTGGCGCACACTGTGGTCATCATCCCGTCGGCCTTTGGCTGGGCGCTCGCCACTTTAGTTTTGGCCGGAGCGTTTCTGGGCTATGACCTTTCTTCTTCACAGTGGAGTTATCGCCTGCTGACTACCGGCGATTTTGATCTGAACTTTGGCATTGCTGTCGATAACCTGACGGCCATGATGCTCTTTATCGTTATGACAGTCAGTACGCTGGTGCAGCTGTTTTCTACCAAGTACATTGAAGGCGACAGCGGCTATTCCCGCTTCTTTGCATTCCTTGGCTTGTTTACTTCGTCGATGCTCGGACTGATTCTGGTTGACAACCTCCTTGGTCTCTTCATCTTCTGGGAGCTTGTCGGGGTCTCCTCCTTCCTGCTGATTGGTCACTGGTTCCAAAAACCATCGGCAGCAGCCGCGTCGAAAAAGGCCTTCATCACCAACCGCGTCGGGGACTTTGGTTTCCTGATCGGGATTATGATTATCTTTGCCGTGACTGGCACGTTAGATTTTGCTGAACTTCGCGAGGCCATTGTCGTGGGCGATCTTTCCGGCTGGATTTTGACAGCGGCGGGGATTGGGATATTCTGCGGTGCTATCGGGAAATCGGCTCAGTGGCCATTACACGTGTGGTTACCTGATGCGATGGAAGGTCCAACCCCAGTATCAGCGTTGATCCACGCGGCCACGATGGTTGCCGCCGGGGTCTACATGGTTGGGAAAATCTACTTCCTGTTCGAAGCTTCGGCCACCACACTCCAGTTCATTGCGTGGATCGGTATCATTACCGCCTTCCTTGCTGCTTGTATTGCTGTTGTGCAGTACGATATTAAAAAGGCACTGGCCTACTCTACGGTATCGCAGCTTGGCTTTATGATGTTTGCCCTTGGCATGGGGCCAATCGGGTACGCCGCCGCACTCTTTCACTTGATGGCGCACGCCTTCTTTAAAGGGATGATGTTCCTTGATAGTGGTTCGGTCATCCACGGCTGTCACCACGAACAGGATATGCGCTACATGGGCGGTCTGCGCAAAACCATGCCGTTTACCTCCATCATCATGTTGATCGGCTGTTTGGCGATTGCTGGTATTCCTCCATTCGTCGGCTTCTTCAGTAAAGATGAAGTATTGGCGGCCGCCTTCGCGATGAACCCATTGATCTATGTCATGGGGACACTCACCGCAGGTCTGACGGCCTTCTATATGTTCCGGATGTACTTCATGACTTTCCACGGCGAATACCGTGGCCACGCCCATCCGCATGAGTCTCCTTGGCAAATGACAGTACCACTGGCGATTCTTGGCTTCTTCACCGTCGTTGCGGGCTTGCCAGCGCTGCCACACTTCTGGGGTGGACACAGCATGATTGCTGACTTCCTGCACTACATGCCGGTCAGTGGCGAGCCGGTTACGCTCCACCTGAATGTGCCAGTTATGATTATCGCAACGCTCACCAGCGTGGTCAGCATTGTGGTGGCCTACTTGATGTACGTTAAGGGGACGATTTGCCCTGAGAAGATGAAGCAGCGCTTCAGCTACCTGCACAATTTGTTGACGTACAAGTTCTACTACGACGAAATGTACGGCGCATTGAGCAAGTATGTCGTGCTGGGCATCGGTAAAGCGAGCTGGTGGTTCGACCGCACTATCATTGATGGCGCGGTAAACCTGATCGGCAGCGTTACCTACTGGTGTGGCGGTCGCGTGCGCCTGCTGCAGACCGGCTCAATTCAGACTTACGTTTCAGTACTCGTACTTGCCGTAGCGGTTATCGCCGCTGTACTGCTGGTATAGGAGGGGAAAGCGAATGTTTATCAATCCAACCGAACTCAATACCCTGACGCTGACGGCTTTGATGGTCATCCCGATCATCGGCGCGCTGATCATTGCGTTGCAGGGAAAATCGGAAAACACCAAAGCCCCTCACTACATTGCGGCGGCCACCACGTTTACCGTTTTCGTCCTTTCCGTGGTCATGGCATTTTCTTACTGGCCGTATGCTGGTGGCGAGAATCAGTACCTTTTCCGTGATACTTGGAACTGGATCCCATTCCTGAACACCAGCTATGACGTAGCCGTCGACGGCCTTTCGCTACCGATGGTTGTCCTCACTACGTTCCTGATCTTTATCTGTTCACTCGCTTCGTGGAACATCGCCGACAAACGTCCGAAGCTCTACTTTGCGCTGTTCCTCTTCCTTGAAACGGCTTTGATCGGCGTATTTACTTCGGTTGATATGCTGCTCTTCTTTGTTTTCTGGGAATTAGAACTGATCCCGATGTACTTCCTGATTGGTATTTGGGGTGGCCCACGCCGCGAATATGCATCGTATAAGTTCATCCTGTACACCGTGCTCGCTTCTGCGGGGATGTTCATTTCGCTGCTGGCGATCTACTTCTACGCTGGCGCATACAGCTTTGACTACATCACCGTATCGCAAAGCGGTATTCTGCGCGATCTGAGCATGTTCGTTCAGGTTCTGCTCTTCCTTGGCTTCTTCCTCTGCTTTGCGGTCAAACTGCCGGTGGTGCCACTGCACACATGGTTGCCAGACGCACACGTTGAAGCACCAACGCCGGTATCAGTACTGCTGGCTGGTGTCCTGCTGAAAATGGGCGCCTATGGACTGTTCCGCTTCAACTTCGGCTTATTCCCTGAAGCGACACAATATCTGGCAACGCTCCTTGCCGTGCTCGGTGTGATCAATATTGTCTATGGTGCCTTCCTTGCTTTAGCGCAAACCGATATGAAAAAGGTTATCGCCTACAGTTCGGTTTCGCACATGGGCTTTGTCCTGCTCGGCCTTGCAAGCTTGAATCACATGGCGTTTAACGGTGGGATTCTGCAAATGTTTGCTCACGGCACCATCACTGCGATGATGTTCCTTATGGTCGGCGTGGTGTACGATCGCGCCCATACGCGCGAAATCGCGAAACTTGGCGGCTTGGCACAGCAAATGCCAATGGCTTCTGCCCTGTTTCTGGTTACGGCGTTTGCGGCAGTCGGTGTCCCTGGTTTCAACGGCTTTGTGGCAGAAGTGCTGATTTATGTTGGCGCCTTCCAAAGCTTCCCGATCCTCACGATCATTGCTGTGTTGGGGATTATCCTTGGTGCCGCGTATATGCTCTGGCTGCAAGAGCGGGTCTTCTTTGGGCCACGCAAAGCAGTGTGGAATGGGTTGTCTGATATGAATGGGTTAGAAAAATTTAATATGATCGCCTGCCTCATTGTCGTTTTGATTACCGGCATTCTGCCGTTCCTCATCATGGACATTATCAACCCGGCGACAGTTCAGCTCCTCGGGCTGTTAGGTTAGGAAGGGGGACACTATGACACATCACACCGATCTCGTAATTATCTTCCCTGAACTGCTCGTTGTGGCGGCAATCTTTATTGCCACCGTTGCCGACCTGTTCATCAATAGACAGAATAAGTTAGCTGTCGGCTACATGGTACTGCTCGGCATGGTGGGCGCACTCGTCACCCTGATTGGGCTCAGAGAGTATTCGACAGCGTTTAACTTTGCCGGCATGTTTGAGCACACCGGCTATTCATGGTGGTTCCGCATCATGATTTTGTCCGGCGGTATTCTGACGCTTATGATGTCATTTATTTACGCCCAAGAACGTCACACCAAACAGGGTGAATACTACTACCTGATTGCCATTGCCACCCTTGGCGGGATGGTACTGGCTGGTTCTGGCAACGTGGTTTCTCTCTTCCTTGGGCTGGAAATGCTGAGTATTACCTCGTATGTTCTCGTTGGTATGCAGCGCGGCAAGCCAATAGCGGCCGAAGCATCGTTTAAATACATGCTCTACGGCGCGATTTCTTCCGCCGTGATGCTGTTTGGCTTTGCTCTGATTTTTGGTATGACAGGCACCCTGAACATTGCCGAAGCAGGCGCTTCGCTTGGACTGCTCCTCGAAGGGCATTCCAGCATGGCAGCAACACTGGCGATGATTATGGTTCTGGGCGGACTGGGCTACAAACTGGCCGTTGTTCCGTTCCACCAATGGTCGCCGGACGTGTACCACGGGGCATCGTATCCCGTAACCGCGTTCCTGTCAGTCGTCTCCAAAATTGCCGGTTTTGCGATCGTCATCCGTCTGGTTGACTACGTCTTCATGGGTTACGGCCTCGAAGTCATTGCCAGCCAATGGGCACTGGCCTTCGCCTTTATGGCAGCGGCCAGCATGATTATTGGTAATATGGCGGCGCTTGTACAAAGCAACGTGAAACGGATGCTGGCTTACTCCAGTATTTCACATGCGGGATATGTCTTGGTTGGTATCGTCGCCTTTATGGCCACAAATGACCTCCCTGCCGGAGTGGCGTTCCTTGATGGCGCAACGGCGACGGTATTCTACCTCTTCGGTTACCTCTTTATGAACATCGGTGCCTTTGCTGGTCTGATGCACTTTAGCCGGATGGTTGGAAGCGCTGAAACGGCGGATCTAGCCGGTCTGGCGAAAAAGAGCCCACTGGTGGCTTTTGTCACCGCGTCTTGTCTAGTCAGCTTGGCTGGGTTGCCGCCCTTTATCGGCTTCCTTGCGAAGTTCTACCTCTTCGGTTCTGCGGTACAAAGTGGCTATGTCTGGCTCGCCATCATCGGTCTGATCATGAGTATCGTGTCGCTTTACTACTATGCGCGCGTTATCAAAACATTGTACTTCGATGAACAAACTTCTGAAATTCGCAATGCCACGACTTCGGGGTCTGGCGTATCCGCCGCTCTTGGGTTTAGTTTTGCGGGGATGTTGCTCTCGATGTTCTTTGCCGAGCCGATCATCAACATTATCCGTTGGTCGATGGAGCGGTTGTAAGCATCTTGAATTCTTGATACCATTGACAAAGCCCCGGAGTGTATGCTTCGGGGCTTTGCTGTAAATACGCAAGGGGGAACGACGATGCAAAGAAAAATGAACTCCCAGGGTGAACTGTACGACGAACTGCGAGCACTCCTGGCCAATGACCGCGAAAAGCTCATTCTGGCACACTACCCTGATGGCATTTACCTGGAAACCGCTGCCGAAGCGACGGTGGATCAGTATGCCCTTCCACTCAGCGAATACACCAATCGACAAATTGTTCTGGCGTATCCATTGATGCAGCAAAATCTCTCCCTCGCAGAGATTCGTGCGAGGATCACTCATGAGTAGCATGGACCAGCCACGCTGCGCCGTGGCACAGGAATACGGTGTCGACGTTTGGAGGCTTGCCATGGAAACGCTGGGCAACGAACGCGAAGTCTACCTAAAAGGGCTTGATTGGTGGAATGAATTTGCTACCGAACATGGATTTGGCTATGTCAACGAAGAGAACGAGTTTGTCCGCACCAAACCAATGCCATAGGAGGAACGAACACATGAGCGCATCATTAGTCGGCAAGAAAGCCTTTATCACAGGTGCCAGCAGCGGGATTGGGCTGGCCTGCGCCCATGCGCTTGCGAAGGCCGGCGCCAAGCTGCTACTCTGCGCGCGCAATCAAACCAAGCTTGAAATGGTCGCGGCTGAACTCGCCAAACAGTATGGCACGCAATCGTTTGTGCTGCCACTTGACGTCTGTCGTCGCAGCGACGTTGCCACAGCGCTAGAAAGCCTTCCGGCAGAATGGCAAGCGCCGGATATCCTCATCAACAATGCGGGACTCGCACTTGGGTTAGAAAAGCTGCATGAAAACAGCATCGACGATTGGGAAACCATGATCGACACCAACATCAAGGGGGTGCTCTATCTACTGCGCGGTTTGGTTCCGGGCATGATCGGGCGTGAAGCCGCCACGGTCATCAACGTTGGTTCGACGGCTGGTCGCGGCGCGTACCCCAATGGTGCCGTCTACTGTGCCTGTAAAGCCGCGCTGCGCATTATCACCGATGGCCTGCGCATGGATACCATTGATACGCCCCTTAGAGTCAGTATTGTCGAACCGGGGATGACGGAAACCAACTTCAGCAATGTCCGCTTTCACGGCGACACCGAGCGTGCCAAACAGGTCTATACGGGGCTGAAACCACTCACGCCAGAAGATGTTGCCGAAGCGGTGCTGTTTATGGCCACCCGCCCGGCGCACGTGCAGATTCACGATATCATGATGTCGCCCACGCATCAGGCGAGTGGCGGGATGATTTATCGCGTGACCAAATAAAAAAAGGCGACCGGTAGGTCGCCTTTTTTAACTATCCTAACCGTTCTTTGACCGCGGCGACTTTGCCTTCCAGCGCTCCGGTAACACCAACTTTATCGTCGATCTTAATGGAAGTGGAAACGCGCCCAGAATACTGCCGCATGTTCATGTGACACGTTTGTATCAGGGCAAAAACCGCTTCCGGCTCCCCTTCTACAATCGTCCCCATCGCGTGCAGTTCATACTTCAGCCCGCTCTGGCGGATGATTTCCAGCGATTTCGCCACGTATTCAGAAAGTTGTTTCCCCCCTTTATCGAGGGGGGTAATCGAAAATTCCGCTAACATCACAACACCTATTCGATATGGGTCGTTTTGATGTGGAGTTCGCGCAGTTGCTTGTCGTCAACCAAGCTTGGCGCGTCGGTCAGGACGCAGGTTGCTTTCTGCGTTTTTGGGAATGCAATCACGTCGCGGATGGAGTTGGTGCCAGAAAGGATCATCGCTACGCGGTCGACCCCAAAAGCAATCCCGCCATGCGGTGGCGTACCAAAGCTGAGAGCATCAAGCAGGAATCCAAACTTGGCACGCGCTTCTTCTTCGCCGATGCCAAGCAGGCTAAACATGGCCGACTGCACTTCTTCGCGGTGAATACGGATGGAGCCGCCACCAATTTCAAAGCCGTTCAAAACAAGATCGTACGCTTTAGCACGGCACGCGCCCGGATCGGTTGCCAGCAGTGGCACGTCTTCGTCCATCGGGGAGGTGAACGGATGGTGCATGGCGTTCCAACGCTTAGCATCTTCGTCATATTCGAGCAGTGGGAATTCGGTGACCCACAAGAAATTGTATTTGCTATTGTCGATCAGATCGAGGCGCTGTGCCAGCAGAGAACGGAGGCGGTTCAATGAATCGGCTACTACTTTTTTGGTGTCGGCCATAAAGAATATGCAGTCGCCGACGTTCGCGCCACAACGCTCAACGATCGCTTTCAACGTCGCTTCGCCCAAGAATTTAGTAATTGGGCTTTGGTATTCGCCGTTTTCTTTCACTTTAATGTAAGCCAGACCTTTGGCACCAAAGACGGTCAATTCCTTCGTCATATCGTCGATATCTTTGCGGCTCAGTTCGCCACATCCAATACCGTTGATCGCTTTGACCTGTCCGCCATTATCAAGTGCATTTCTAAACACCTGAAAGCCAGAATAATCGAGATCAGAAAGGTTGATCAATTCTAATCCGTAGCGCGTATCCGGCTTATCGCACCCAAAACGATCCATAACTTCGGCATAGCTTAAACGCTGGAATGGCGTGGGGATCTCAACACCAGCCACCTGCTTCCAAAGGTAGGCAAACAACCCTTCAATCAGTTCCATCAACTGCTCGCGGTCGATGAAGCTCATCTCCATATCCAGCTGAGTAAACTCTGGCTGACGGTCAGCGCGAAGGTCTTCGTCGCGGAAACACTTGACGATCTGGAAATACTTGTCGTAACCGGAAATCATCAAAAGCTGTTTGAATAACTGCGGCGATTGCGGCAGCGCAAAGAATCGACCAGGGTTGACGCGCGAAGGAACCAGATAATCACGCGCCCCTTCCGGCGTTGATTTCGTGAGTACCGGCGTTTCAATATCAAGGAACCCTTTATCGTAGAGATATTCGCGCATTGCGCGCGTTAAACGGTGACGGTTGATAATATGTTTTTGAATTTCCGGGCGACGCAGGTCGATATAGCGATATTTGAGGCGGACGTTTTCGTTTACTTCCTGATAGTCGTCGATCATAAAAGGAGGTGTTTTGGACGGGTTTAAAATTCGCAGTTCGGTGATGATAACTTCAATTTCGCCCGTTTTCAGTTTTTCGTTGACGGTGCCTTCGGGGCGGGGGCGAACCTTACCAACAGCCGCCAGCACGAATTCAGAACGTACTTGTTCACCCTTCGTATGCGCCTCTGCGACAACCGTTGGATCAAGTACAATCTGCGTCAAGCCATCGCGGTCGCGCAGGTCGATAAAAATCAGTCCGCCGTGGTCGCGGCGACGGTGCGCCCAACCCATCAGGGTTACTTGCTCCCCGATATTGGCGGCCGTGAGTGTGCCACAAGAATGTGTCCGCAGAAGCCCTTGCATGATTTCCATAAGTCGTCTGGTCTCCTTCTCTATAGTCTTAAAACGAAAAAGCAATACGGTTAGTCGCTCACTTCGAGCGCAATAATTTCGTCGAGCGTCGCGGTTTGCTGTTCCCCGCTGGCCATACTTTTCAGGGTGTATGTCTGTGCATTGTACTCGTTTTCTCCGATCAGCACCACTCCCCTTGCGTTCAGGCGATCCCCTTTTTTAAAGATCGCTTTCACGCTCCGGCTTTGCGGATCAATTTCGCAATTTTTGCCGATACGGCGCAAGGCACACTGTAAGCGCAGCGCATGTGCCGCATAGGCGTTGTCAGTATAGCCGATGAAGTAATCAGGCGCCGGCGTACTGGCCGTAATCCCCAGTTCTTTTGCGAGCAAAATCAACCGTTCCAGCCCAAACGCAAACCCAACACCGGGAGTGGCTGGACCACCAATCGTTTCGACCAAACCATCATAGCGGCCACCGCCACCGATGGCATTTTGTGAGCCGAGTTTATCGGTGGTGAATTCAAAAGCCGTGCGCACGTAGTAATCAAGCCCACGTACCATCAGGCTGTTGCGCTGAAAGGGGACGCCAGCAATTTCCAGATAGTGTTGCAGGGCGCTGTAATGGTCGGCACAAGCGGGGCAGCGGTGATCGTCAATGCGCGGCGCATCTTTCACCTGTTCGCGACATCCTGTCGCTTTACAGTCCAGCGATCGCAGTGGATTTTTATCGAGGCGCGATACGCAATTTTCGCACAGGTGGGCAATGCGCTCTTTGAGGTAGGCGGTGAGGGCATCACGATAACCCGGACGGCATTCTGGGCAGCCAATATTGTTGATCTCGACTGCCACCGCTTCGTGAATACCGATAGCACGCAAAAGCTCGTAGCC includes the following:
- the aspS gene encoding aspartate--tRNA ligase is translated as MEIMQGLLRTHSCGTLTAANIGEQVTLMGWAHRRRDHGGLIFIDLRDRDGLTQIVLDPTVVAEAHTKGEQVRSEFVLAAVGKVRPRPEGTVNEKLKTGEIEVIITELRILNPSKTPPFMIDDYQEVNENVRLKYRYIDLRRPEIQKHIINRHRLTRAMREYLYDKGFLDIETPVLTKSTPEGARDYLVPSRVNPGRFFALPQSPQLFKQLLMISGYDKYFQIVKCFRDEDLRADRQPEFTQLDMEMSFIDREQLMELIEGLFAYLWKQVAGVEIPTPFQRLSYAEVMDRFGCDKPDTRYGLELINLSDLDYSGFQVFRNALDNGGQVKAINGIGCGELSRKDIDDMTKELTVFGAKGLAYIKVKENGEYQSPITKFLGEATLKAIVERCGANVGDCIFFMADTKKVVADSLNRLRSLLAQRLDLIDNSKYNFLWVTEFPLLEYDEDAKRWNAMHHPFTSPMDEDVPLLATDPGACRAKAYDLVLNGFEIGGGSIRIHREEVQSAMFSLLGIGEEEARAKFGFLLDALSFGTPPHGGIAFGVDRVAMILSGTNSIRDVIAFPKTQKATCVLTDAPSLVDDKQLRELHIKTTHIE
- a CDS encoding NADH-quinone oxidoreductase subunit N translates to MTHHTDLVIIFPELLVVAAIFIATVADLFINRQNKLAVGYMVLLGMVGALVTLIGLREYSTAFNFAGMFEHTGYSWWFRIMILSGGILTLMMSFIYAQERHTKQGEYYYLIAIATLGGMVLAGSGNVVSLFLGLEMLSITSYVLVGMQRGKPIAAEASFKYMLYGAISSAVMLFGFALIFGMTGTLNIAEAGASLGLLLEGHSSMAATLAMIMVLGGLGYKLAVVPFHQWSPDVYHGASYPVTAFLSVVSKIAGFAIVIRLVDYVFMGYGLEVIASQWALAFAFMAAASMIIGNMAALVQSNVKRMLAYSSISHAGYVLVGIVAFMATNDLPAGVAFLDGATATVFYLFGYLFMNIGAFAGLMHFSRMVGSAETADLAGLAKKSPLVAFVTASCLVSLAGLPPFIGFLAKFYLFGSAVQSGYVWLAIIGLIMSIVSLYYYARVIKTLYFDEQTSEIRNATTSGSGVSAALGFSFAGMLLSMFFAEPIINIIRWSMERL
- a CDS encoding complex I subunit 4 family protein; translation: MFINPTELNTLTLTALMVIPIIGALIIALQGKSENTKAPHYIAAATTFTVFVLSVVMAFSYWPYAGGENQYLFRDTWNWIPFLNTSYDVAVDGLSLPMVVLTTFLIFICSLASWNIADKRPKLYFALFLFLETALIGVFTSVDMLLFFVFWELELIPMYFLIGIWGGPRREYASYKFILYTVLASAGMFISLLAIYFYAGAYSFDYITVSQSGILRDLSMFVQVLLFLGFFLCFAVKLPVVPLHTWLPDAHVEAPTPVSVLLAGVLLKMGAYGLFRFNFGLFPEATQYLATLLAVLGVINIVYGAFLALAQTDMKKVIAYSSVSHMGFVLLGLASLNHMAFNGGILQMFAHGTITAMMFLMVGVVYDRAHTREIAKLGGLAQQMPMASALFLVTAFAAVGVPGFNGFVAEVLIYVGAFQSFPILTIIAVLGIILGAAYMLWLQERVFFGPRKAVWNGLSDMNGLEKFNMIACLIVVLITGILPFLIMDIINPATVQLLGLLG
- a CDS encoding MTH1187 family thiamine-binding protein codes for the protein MLAEFSITPLDKGGKQLSEYVAKSLEIIRQSGLKYELHAMGTIVEGEPEAVFALIQTCHMNMRQYSGRVSTSIKIDDKVGVTGALEGKVAAVKERLG
- a CDS encoding SDR family NAD(P)-dependent oxidoreductase is translated as MSASLVGKKAFITGASSGIGLACAHALAKAGAKLLLCARNQTKLEMVAAELAKQYGTQSFVLPLDVCRRSDVATALESLPAEWQAPDILINNAGLALGLEKLHENSIDDWETMIDTNIKGVLYLLRGLVPGMIGREAATVINVGSTAGRGAYPNGAVYCACKAALRIITDGLRMDTIDTPLRVSIVEPGMTETNFSNVRFHGDTERAKQVYTGLKPLTPEDVAEAVLFMATRPAHVQIHDIMMSPTHQASGGMIYRVTK